GAGGGGCACAGGGGCTGTTGAACTGTCTCTGAAGGGAGCAAAAGCTGGAAAACTGGATTCCTAGATCCTGAGGGGGTGAGGGCTACCAGCTGGGGCCTTTAGCCAGAGGAAGTGAGGACTGACAGGGCTCCCAGAGCCCGGTGGGATCTGGGTCCCCAGATGCCAAGATCCCTAAGGTGCACCAGACAGGAACATTCAGAAGCCCTGACTCCTCAAGTAGAAGCTGGGGTCTCCGAAACCTGGGTTGTTGAGGGTGGAGCTGAGAGCCTGGACAGCGGAACCCTGAGGCCCGGGCGCCCAGGTCGGGGAGGGCCTGGGTATCCCCAGGTCAAAGGCGCGGCGGGGGAGATCCCCGCGCCGCCGGCGCCGCCTCCCCGGCGGCAGCAGCAGGAGATGGGGGACGCAAGGCTACCGAGAACGGTGACCATGGACAGCTCCAGAGCGGGCCTGTGTCCAGGGCGGCCGCCGAGCCGTCCGGGACTGAGGGACTCGGCCGGCTGTTCAAGCCGGCGGACCAGAGATGGGCAGACTGGGTGCGCGAATAGGGGACTATGCGGACGCGACGCGGGGGGCGGCCGGCCCTAGCTGGGGGAGTCTGACACAGCTGCGGCCGGTGTCTGGAGCTCCCAGGACTGGGCCGAGGAAGAGGATCTAGGTCCAGAGGGGCTTCCTGGGGCTGACCTGGGAAATCCAGGCTCCTGGGCCCCGGAGGAGGCGCAAGGCGGCAGTACGCCTGGGATTCCAGGGTTCGGTTGGGGACTCTGAGAGCCGGGAGGGGCACGCCTGAGTCTCTGGGGTCGGGCTGTGAAATCTGGGCTCTGAGGTCCCGGGGGATGAAGAAGGGAATCCAGGATCTAAGGGAGGCGGGGGAAGCTCGGCGACGGGTCCCCGGGCTGGGCGCTGCCAGGCGGGCCGGGCTGGGCTCTTACCTACCTGGTCCGCGGCGGCTGCGGGCGGAGCTGGGCTGCAGGAGGgacgtggggtggggtggggggaccgGGCGGGGCCCCTGGCGGCGGCCGGGGCCCGGATCTGTGGCTCCGGAGCCCTGTCTCCGCCGCTCGCGCGGGCTCCGCGTCTCTTGCTCCGGCTTGGGCGCTGGGGACCCCCCCCTCCCCTTGACGGTCTCACAGCCCTCTACTCCCTAAAATAGCCCCCTGCCCCTTTCACCGTTCAGCCTCCCCCCGCGAGGCCGCAGCCGCCAGATCCAGGGGTGCTCACCAGCGCCCCCCAAATCCCACCTTCCCCCGCCAAAaaattcctcctccctcctccgccCCCCGCAAACCAGCTCCGGGGCGGTCGTGGCCCCTTTAACAGGAGACTGACAGACGGGGCCGCGTGGCCAATGGGAGGTGGTGTCTGCGCCGGCCGGCTGCTAAACCCCGCCTCCGCACTGCCTGGGAGGGGTCTCACGGGCGGAGAGCGGGAGGCGGGGCTCAAGGTGAGACTGCCAATAGGCAAGCGGCGTGCGGCGGCTGGGGCGGGAGGCGGAGCCCGGCAGGGGGATGATGTCACCTGGAGCGAGTGGCGCGCGGCTTGGAACGCGAGTCGCGACCCCGGATTCCGGCGGTGGCGCGCGCCGGCCCTCGCGCCGCACGGGACAGGAGAGTGGGAGTAAAGAATGGATTTTAAGGCGGGGGCAGTTCCCGTAGACACGCGCTCGGGTTGGAAGGTGGGGTGAATGCCGGGTCGGCTAGCGCACCTTATTCTGCACCCCTTGCGCCCGCCTCAGGAACTGCACGTGGCACCTCCACCCCCGCCTCCCACTCAGACGATTACGCGGCCGGGAGGGCTCCCCCGGCGGGCTAGGCTAATGGTTCGCTCCGCCCCGCCCACACAGAGGCCGCCCACTGACTTTTGCGCGTTTCAGGCCTCCTCTGTCAGACCAGATACAGAGGAAGGGGGCTTGGCCTCCGCCCTCAGAATCTCTGAAAGGTAGGGGGATTTGTCTTCAGTTCTGACCCAGCGCTCAGACCCAGACCGGGTCCCAGCCTCCAGCCTGGACTTGCCGCTAGGAAGCCGGCCAGCTTCTGCCTTCGGACCTGGGGAAGAGTCTCAAGCTCCGCTCTCAGACTCTGGTCTGAGAAAAGGGTCTGGTCGTGACCTCagcttctctccttctcccacaTCTCCAGACATTCTAACCCCCGGATGCAGAACAGACACAGACACTCAATGAGGGTCAAAGATCTTTAAATAAGGAGCTGGTGACAATAAATACTGtacaggggagggggtgagggtgagggtccAGATCTGTGGTTTCAGCCTCGAGACTCCAAGGACCTAAAAGCAGGGTGAAGAGAGGGGAGCCAAGCTCAGGGGAGGGGACCGGGGGAGGCATGGGAGAGATCCAGGACTGGGGTTCCAGAGCCAAGAGCCCAGGGAAGTGGGCTGAGGGTTCCAGAGGGAGTAGGTTCCCGATCTCGGGATGGGAGTGAGCTAGGAGTCCCTAAGGTATTTAGTCAGAACGGCTTGGAGTGAGAGCCTGGGTCAAGGGTCAGAATCCCAGGGAAAGGAGCCAGGGCTGGAGGTGGCAATCAGGGCCTCAGAAATCATTGGCCTGGTTTGGGAGTCTGGGGATACCGGAGGCAGTGGAGGCCCCAGGGGTGTGGTGGCAAAGGGCTCACGAGTAGCTCTGATGTTGCTGGCGCCGCCGGGCAGAGCGCATCTTCTCAAAGCGGGCCTCCATCTCCTCCAGCACTTGAGGTGTATAGCGCACCACCAGCTTCACCGAGCCCTGGGCAGCCTTCAGCAACTCCACTGCCTTCTCATGCTGCTCACCCTCAACGCTCTGCAGGGGCGGTGCAGACAGCTGGGCCTGGGGCCCACCACcctcaccctgcccccaccctgatACCAACCCCAAGATGCCAAGGCCTCATGTCCTCACGAGAGAGTCACTCTTGGCTCAGAGTCCTCCCCCCAAACCTTCCAAGTTCCCCATGTCAGGGACAAGCCCCATATGCCCTCAGTCACCGAGCTAGACCTCCAGACTCATctttatcccctccctcccagcagcccgATGATCTCCAGCCCCATCCCTCCTGCCCTGACTCCCTCTTCTTTGTCCCCACCACCAGGCCCCAGCTCAGACCTCATCCTCTCCCCACTGGACCTCACCCTAGCCTCCTCCTTGGCCTTCTGGCCTCCAGTCTCTTCCCTCAGTCTATCCCCTGCAGAGTCCCAAAGGGGTCTTTCTATGTCTCCAGGCCGAGCCTATCCTTCCCCTACTCACAGCCCTCCCATGGGTCCCCAGGAGGCTTGAGACAAAGTCCCAGCTTCTCAGGCGGGCACTCAGTCCCTGCATGACTGGCCCCAACCACCTACCTAGTCGTGCCTCCATCTACTCTAAGCACAGTGATTTTCATCACTGGCACGCCCCAGTCCTTCATCAGAACCAAGCCCTTTCTCTTCACCTCGTAGGAGTGCAGAGTCACAGACCCTACCCGCAACACCCTCTGCCAGTAACACCCTTCTCCACCagctcctactcatccttcaaaacccaactCAAATATTCCTTCATCTGCAAAAACTCCCCTCATCTACACTGGTCTCCTGCCACATCTGGGCTCTCACAGTGCTTTGTGCTTCCTCATTATCTCCTTGGTTTAGGACTGTTTCAGTCAGGCTCTATCTCCCTCACCAGAGAGGGACTCCTTGAATGTAGAAGCAGTGGCCAATTACTCTCAGGGTCTGCAGCAAAGCCCAGCACAGGGCCGGACACAGAGGCAGTGCTCAGTGTGTGTTGAGTGAATGTGAAAAACAGCGACTGTGCTACCTTGGGTAGGCTGTGACCCCAGCCAGCCCTGCCTCAGCTCCCCACTCACCACGCCATTCACTGACAGCAGCTGATCCCCACGCTTGAGGCCTCCGTGGCGGTCAGCCACACCTCCAGGTATGACACGGGAGATGTAGATGGGCGAATTCTGCTCCTTGCCCCCCATGATGTTGAAGCCCAGGCCCTCATCCGTCTTGGGCAGTTCCACTACCCTGGGATGTGCGTGGCCCTCACTGGCTGTGAAGGCGGCCACCGTGGCCTGGGAGAGAGAAAGCCTCAGGAGGTGAGGGCCCCTCCACGATGCGTATGCGGACTAGGGTGGAGGATCTGCGTCAGGGAGAGGGATTTAGGCCAGAGAGCTTCCCTCAAGCACGGGGCATCTGCCACAGAACTCAACACAAGATCACTCCGTAGTGACAGTACATCCCTTTTAGTCACTTTGGACACTTCAGACTGTCAAAGAGAAGGTCTCCATTTGGTGTGCATGCGTTTTGAATACTCAACACTTGTCAATATCGTTTTTTAACAGAGGGAAACAAGGCCTGGACAGAGCTGAGAGCCTCCAGCAAGCAGCAAGAAATAGCATCTAACTGTAGTTTAATAAGATTACAGTGTTGAACGCTAGTTCCCTGTTTTCATTGGTTATCTTCTAGTCAGGCATTCGGTACTAGTTTCCATTTGTAGTtgctaaaaatgtctttttttttttccctaaagatgtCTTTATATGACACAAACTAAAAATGTgagattatttaaaatacattataaataaatcataGCAAGTGTGGTACATAGATATGGCAAAAATCACGAAGCAGGAAACAGGAATGAATGACATTAGGTAGATATTGAGCTAGCCCATGCGATTCAGTGGATACCATGAGCAGCGGGCTGGGGGGCGCCTACCTTGGCTGTGGCGTGGGCCCGGATCTCAGCACTGCCGGTGATGTCCAGCGTGTCATAGAGTTGCTCATACACCTGGTGAGGACGCAGCAGCATCAGGGAGCCGCCAGACCCCTCCTCCTTTCAACTCAGGAGTCCAGGCCCCCAGACCCTCCCACCCAAGGATCCGCCCCTCCCCCGCGACCCGGAGGCCGCGGAAACTACAGCTCCCAAAGAACCCCTGAGCTGAAGCGCGGGCACCCCATGGAGGGCCGCCCCGGTAGCTGCTGGGAGGCGTAGTCCCTGGGCTCGGGGCGACCAGGAGGAGGACCACGGCCGCCCGCTTGTGCTCGGCGCCGCGTTGCTCTCACCTCCCGGATGGCAGAGCAGAAGCGGCTCTGCAGGACTCGCTGGAGGGCCTGCAACTTCTGCGGGGGCAGCTCCCCGCTGCGCTGGAGCCGCTCGAGGAGCTCCACCGCCCGGGACACGTctgcggggcgggggcggggcgcacAGACACACAAGAGTCAGAGACGTGAAGACGCAGAGAAGGACGGAGAGATGCGGCCAGAGACCAAGTAAGGGCGAGCGCAGATCCCGGGAAGGACAGCAGAGTCCCAGTCGGACACCCGCAGAGTCGCCCGTGGCAGAGACTGCGGCTAGTCGGGCGCCCTGCGTCCCCAGGATCCCCATACACACCCAGGCAGGGGTGTGCAGCGGGCGCCCCCTCTCTGGCCCACTAGCCCACGGACCCTCCCACACCCACCGACTGTCTGACTCTcggcgccccgccccgcccacccccGCCGGGCCCGCCGGGCCCGCCCACCCGCCCGGGCCttgcagggggaggggcaggggaccgGGCTCCGGGACTCAGGCCGGggcggggtgggcagggggccctGGCGCACTTACCCCGCTCCAGCCCCAGCGGCTCCACCAGAGCAGCCATGTCGGCGCCGCCGCTGCGAGGCACCCGCCTGGCGGTCGCCGGCGAGGAGGGCGGGGCTGCTCGAGGCCACGCCCCTGAGACGAGCGCCCCCTGCGGAGGCGAGGCCCAGCGAGCGCACCGTCCCATCTGCTACTGCTCGGGTCTCGCTGCCCTGCCCTCAGACCCCATCGGTCTGTTGGTTGGGTTTGTGACCCCTCCTACTGCAGCCTCTGTCTGCACCGCCTGCCATCTCATCTGTCCTGCCCGCCACACCTGTCTGTCTCCTCTCTGTCCCTTTTTCCCACATTCATTGGACAAACTATGTTAAACATCTGGGCCCAAGATCATGGACACTATGGTGAGCAGGGCAGATAAGCCCACTGCCCTCCCGGAGCTTAGTCTGTGGGTGGGCGGGGGGGCAGGGTAGACAAGCAACTATGGCTGTGATCAGAATTGGGAGGGGGGAGGTGACGATCTACGAAGGGCACTGACATAGAGCCCTTGGAGGTAAGATCATCAAGAGGTGGGGCGTGGGTCACTTTCCAGACAGAAAGAGCCCACGTGGCTGGATAACAGCGTAAGGATTAGAGTGGTTTATGATGAAGGTGAAAAGTTGGCAGGATACAGCTGATGCACAGCCTTGTGTGTTGGCATACTCACGCTGAGGATTTTGGACTTCATGGTAACTCCTAAGAGTAAAATGTGATATTCAAATGTGTATTTTAAGATTACTGTGGACACTGTGTGGAGACTGGATTGGATGCGAGCAAGAGCGGAAGCAGGGGGCAGATCAGGAGGCTATCCCAGTAATCCCGTGATGGCTTAGACCAGGGCAGAGGCATGGAGGATAAGTGGACAGATTTGGAAATGTTTGGACGTGTCTTAACTGTATATGAGGACTGGGAGGTGGAGGAGAAGGGGATATTAAGGTGCTTGTGAGGGCTTTTGCTATGATGGTCTATGCTGGAGGAGGGATAGTGGATATTCTGACTTTGAGGAGCCCGTGCAGTATCCAAGGCCTGCAAGCAGTTTTGAGAATTTGGGCGAAGGTGGTAAATAAAGCCATAAGCATGGACAAGAAAGCTGGAGGCAAGAGAATATAGAATGAAGAGGACCTAGAACTGAGTCCTCAAAACTCGTAACATTTAAAATTCaggaagaagggcttccctggtggcgcagtggttgagagtccgcctgccgatgcaggggacacgggttcgtgccccggtccgggaagatctcacatgccgcggagcggctaggcccgtgagccatggccgctgagcctgcgcgtccggagcccgtgctccgcaatgggagaggccacaacagtgagaggcccgcataccgaaaaaaaaaaaaaaaattcaggaagaagacaaagaatGGCCAGAAATGTAGGAGGAAACCCCAGGTGGGAGAAaccataagaattttaaaacatattttatttatttattcatttctggctgcctcaggtcttagttgcatgCGGGCTAtttgttgcggcgcgcgggcttctctctaattgtggcgtgcgggttttctctctctacttgtggcgtgtgggctccagagtttgtgggctctgtagtttggggcgcacaggctctctagttgaggtgcacgagctcagtagttgacatgtgtgggcgtagttgccccgtggcaatgtgggatcttagttccctgaccagggatcgaacccacgtcccctgcactggaaggtggattttttaccactggaccatgagggaagccctgaGAAGAGAGTGTTTCTGAAAAAAGAAGTAGGCAGTGGTATCAGATGCTCTAAAGAAATGTGGATGTAGACAAGGCTGGAGGAGTCTGGTTGTTGCTTTATACCATCAGCGGGACGGGTAAAGGATATCCTCAGTTAACTTCACCATTAGTGGGATGGAGTCCAGAAAAGGGCTTTTGCAAAGTGAGAGGACTAGAGTAGCTTTGTctatccctctctccttcctagtatatttctcttattttaacaaaaaaataacatagttacagagttaaaaacaaaatcaaataataCAGAAGGACGAATAATGAAAAGCACCAGCCCCTGTCCCTGTCCTAACTCTCCCCACTGCAAGAGGCAACAAGGTGTAGATGTTTCATCAGCTAGTTGCTTCTGCAGCTAAGTAACATACTGTTTCTCAATTTTTCAACTTTAGATGTTAGCAATATATTACACATTGATTTTCTGCTCTTACAAcctttcccctctctccccatGGT
This genomic window from Mesoplodon densirostris isolate mMesDen1 chromosome 19, mMesDen1 primary haplotype, whole genome shotgun sequence contains:
- the LIN7B gene encoding LOW QUALITY PROTEIN: protein lin-7 homolog B (The sequence of the model RefSeq protein was modified relative to this genomic sequence to represent the inferred CDS: substituted 1 base at 1 genomic stop codon), which encodes MGSEGRAARPEQXQMGRCARWASPPQGALVSGAWPRAAPPSSPATARRVPRSGGADMAALVEPLGLERDVSRAVELLERLQRSGELPPQKLQALQRVLQSRFCSAIREVYEQLYDTLDITGSAEIRAHATAKATVAAFTASEGHAHPRVVELPKTDEGLGFNIMGGKEQNSPIYISRVIPGGVADRHGGLKRGDQLLSVNGVSVEGEQHEKAVELLKAAQGSVKLVVRYTPQVLEEMEARFEKMRSARRRQQHQSYSSLESRG